Proteins from one Setaria italica strain Yugu1 chromosome V, Setaria_italica_v2.0, whole genome shotgun sequence genomic window:
- the LOC101764755 gene encoding neutral/alkaline invertase 1, mitochondrial, with the protein MNGQTPMGLAAAAAAAVRPCSRRLLSSASTATSKTAAGTATPLFPRLPHPHHPPCGRRLPFLVSAASQSQASQTGPDAPPTHIPSDPRAAVSGNLPFFDRVLFPDSFPLETPAAKEDEDAAAAHADEAVAPAPPVREETETEREAWRLLRRAVVSYCGEPVGTVAAEDPECTETLNYDQVFIRDFVPSALAFLMRGETEIVRNFLLHTLQLQSWEKTVDCYSPGQGLMPASFKIRTVPLDENNEGFEEVLDPDFGEAAIGRVAPVDSGLWWIILLRAYCKITGDNDLLERVDVQTGIQLILSLCLSDGFDMFPTLLVTDGSCMIDRRMGIHGHPLEIQALFYSALRCSREMLVVNDGSKNLIRAVNNRLSALSFHIREYYWVDMKKINEIYRYKTEEYSHDATNKFNIYPEQIPSWLVDWIPEKGGYLIGNLQPAHMDFRFFSLGNLWAIASSLTTPKQAEGILSLIEEKWDDLVANMPLKICYPAMEDDEWRIITGSDPKNTPWSYHNGGSWPTLLWQFTLACIKMGRPELARKAIAVAEDRLSDDKWPEYYDTRSGRFIGKQSRSYQTWTIAGFLTSKMLLENPELASILTCDEDLELLEGCACCLSKKRARCSRRVAKSHAG; encoded by the exons ATGAATGGTCAAACCCCGAtggggctcgccgccgccgcagccgcagcagtgAGGCCGTGCAGCCGGCGCCTCCTCTCGTCCGCCTCCACCGCGACGTCAAAGACGGCGGCGGGCACCGCGACCCCGCTCTTCCCCAGATTGCCCCACCCGCACCACCCCCCGTGCGGCCGGCGCCTCCCCTTCCTGGTATCTGCGGCGTCGCAGTCGCAGGCCTCGCAGACCGGCCCGGATGCCCCGCCCACCCACATCccctccgacccccgcgccgccgtttccgGCAACCTCCCCTTCTTCGACCGCGTCCTCTTCCCGGACTCGTTCCCGCTTGAGACCCCGGCCGCcaaggaggacgaggacgcggcggcggcccatgCCGatgaggcggtggcgccggcgcctccCGTGAGGGAGGAGACGGAGACTGAGAGGGAGGCATGGAGGCTGCTGCGGAGGGCGGTCGTCAGCTACTGCGGCGAGCCAGtggggacggtggcggcggaggacccCGAGTGCACGGAGACGCTCAACTACGACCAGGTCTTCATCAGGGACTTCGTGCCCTCTGCACTCGCCTTCCTCATGCGCGGCGAGACCGAGATCGTCCGCAATTTCCTTCTCCATACTCTCCAACTTCAG AGCTGGGAGAAAACTGTTGACTGTTACAGCCCTGGGCAAGGATTGATGCCAGCCAGCTTCAAGATTAGGACCGTACCACTTGATGAGAACAATGAAGGATTTGAGGAGGTCTTGGACCCGGATTTTGGTGAGGCAGCTATCGGCCGTGTAGCTCCTGTCGATTCTG GACTGTGGTGGATTATTTTGCTGAGAGCTTACTGCAAGATTACAGGGGACAATGATTTGCTAGAAAGAGTTGATGTGCAGACGGGAATTCAACTGATACTGAGTTTGTGTTTGTCTGATGGGTTCGACATGTTCCCAACTTTACTAGTTACAGATGGATCATGCATGATAGACAGGAGGATGGGAATACATGGACATCCTCTTGAAATCCAA GCTTTGTTCTACTCTGCTTTACGATGCTCACGAGAAATGCTTGTTGTGAATGATGGGTCAAAAAACCTCATCCGTGCCGTTAACAACAGGCTCAGTGCATTGTCCTTTCATATAAGAGAATACTACTGGGTTGACATGAAGAAGATAAATGAGATATACAGATACAAGACAGAAGAATACTCCCATGATGCAACTAACAAATTCAACATTTACCCTGAGCAAATCCCTTCCTGGCTTGTTGACTGGATTCCTGAGAAAGGAGGTTACCTTATTGGGAATCTGCAGCCAGCTCACATGGATTTTAGGTTCTTCTCTCTTGGCAACCTTTGGGCCATAGCATCATCTCTAACTACTCCAAAACAAGCTGAGGGAATTCTTAGCCTTATTGAAGAAAAGTGGGATGATCTTGTAGCAAATATGCCCCTCAAGATATGCTATCCTGCAATGGAAGATGATGAATGGCGCATTATTACTGGCAGTGATCCTAAGAACAC CCCATGGTCATATCATAATGGTGGATCTTGGCCAACCCTGTTGTGGCAG TTCACATTGGCGTGCATAAAAATGGGCAGACCAGAATTGGCTCGGAAGGCCATTGCTGTGGCTGAGGACAGACTCTCAGACGACAAGTGGCCGGAGTACTATGATACCCGGTCTGGAAGGTTCATTGGGAAGCAATCAAGATCTTATCAGACATGGACTATTGCTGGTTTTCTGACTTCAAAGATGTTGCTGGAGAACCCAGAGCTGGCTTCTATTCTGACCTGCGATGAGGACCTTGAGCTGCTTGAAGGCTGTGCTTGTTGCCTGTCTAAGAAGAGGGCTAGGTGCTCACGCCGTGTGGCCAAGTCACATGCTGGGTAA
- the LOC101764352 gene encoding Golgi apparatus membrane protein-like protein ECHIDNA — protein MDQQPQGITENYANPKTCFFHVLFKAAALAFYILSALFVNNFVIIFVITVLLAALDFWVVKNVSGRILVGLRWWNEINDEGESVWKFECLDAESLARMNKKDSWLFWWTLYLAAAAWIILGIFSLIRLQADYLLVIGVCLSLSIANIVGFTKCNKDAKKNIQDWTKNALLSGSVRSHLQSAFGV, from the exons ATGGATCAGCAACCCCAG GGGATTACTGAGAACTATGCAAATCCGAAGACATGCTTCTTCCATGTCCTCTTCAAG GCAGCGGCATTGGCGTTCTACATACTGTCTGCGCTGTTTGTGAACAACTTCGTCATCATCTTTGTCATCACGGTGCTCCTCGCAGCACTCGACTTCTGGGTTGTGAAGAATGTCAGTGGAAGGATACTGGTCGGACTGCGGTGGTGGAATGAGATTAATGACGAGGGAGAGAGCGTCTGGAAGTTTGAGTGCCTTGATGCAGAG TCTCTGGCTAGGATGAACAAGAAGGACTCATGGCTGTTTTGGTGGACTCTATATTTGGCT GCTGCTGCATGGATTATTCTTGGGATATTCTCGCTCATCAGACTTCAAGCAGATTACCTTCTTGTTATTGGAGTTTGCTTGAGTCTCAGCATTGCAAACATTGTTGGGTTCACCAAATGCAACAAAG ATGCCAAGAAGAACATCCAGGATTGGACTAAGAATGCCCTTCTATCAGGGAGCGTCAGGTCACATCTGCAGTCAGCATTTggtgtctga